A stretch of DNA from Acidovorax carolinensis:
TTGATGTGCCCCAGGCTGCCGTGCGGGTGTGGGGTGTGGCGGGGGCGTATATCGATGCCGATTTCACCCAGGGCGCCAGCGAAGACGCCCAGGCTTTTGCCACCTCGCTGACCATGCCGTTCTGTGGCCCCAACCTCGGTTTCGAGCCGACGGCATGGCTGGCGCAGGATGACGGTGCGGTTCAGTCCCTGGCCCTGCTGCCGCTGCGCGAAGGTGCCATCAACAGCGCCACGCCGGCATTTGGCCTGCTGGTGCTGGGTTCGCACGACCCGCAGCGCTTTGACGCCACCATGGGCACCGACTTTCTGTCGCGCATGGCCGAGCTGGCGAGCGCCGCGCTGATGCGGCTACGCTGAGACGCCATCCTCAGGCACTGGCCGGGTCCCTGCGCATGGTTGATGTCCCCACGCCGCAAAGCACCGTGGTGGCTGCGCCCGACCCCCATGTGCAGCGCTACCTGGCGCATGCGCGCTTTGAAAAGCGTCTGGCCGCGCGCACGCTCACGCTCTACACCCTCGATCTGGATCGGCTTGCGCAGCTGGCAGCGGGCGTCGATGTGCCCTTGCTGCAATTGCAGACCGCGCACATCCGCCGTTTTGTGGCCCAGATGCACAGCAGCGGGCGCAGCGGCCGGGGGATTGCGCTCATCCTGTCGGGCTGGCGCGGCTTTTTCACCTGGGCCGGCCGGCAGGGGCTGATTGCGCACAACCCCGTGCAGGACGTGCGCGCGCCCAAGGCGCCCAAGCCATTGCCCAAGGCGCTGGGGGTGGACGACGCCGTGCGGCTGGCCGAGTTTGACCACGCTGGCGCCGACCCCTGGCTGGAGGCGCGCGATGCGGCCATCGTCGAGCTGCTGTACGGCTGCGGCCTGCGCGTTGGAGAGCTGGTGGGGCTGGATGCCCTGCCCAATGCCGACACGCAGCGCCAGGGCCGCGGCTGGATCGACCTGCAGGCGGGCGAGGCCCATGTGTTCGGCAAGGGCAGCAAGCGCCGCAGCGTGCCCGTGGGCGCTGCCGCCATGGCTGCGTTGCAGGCCTGGCTGGGGCTGCGCGCCACGCCATTTGCCGCGGGTGCGCTGGACGCGGCCCTGTTCGTAGGCCAGCGCGGTGCACGCCTCACGGCCCAGTCGATCTGGCTGCGCCTGCGCCAGCGCAGCCAGCAGGCGGGGCTGACCACGCCGGTACACCCGCACATGCTGCGCCACTCGTTTGCCAGCCACCTGCTGCAAAGCAGCGGCGACCTGCGCGCGGTGCAGGAACTGCTGGGCCACGCCAACATCACCACCACGCAGGTTTACACGCGGCTCGATTTCCAGCATCTGGCCAAGGTGTATGACGCGGCGCACCCGCGGGCACGGCGCAAGTAGCGTCAGATACCGCCTGGCATGGCGGCATTGCCGGAGCCCAACCCTCTGGCAAGGGCTCCCTGAAGACCCACCGTTCCGCCCCGTCTTGCACATGGGCGCTTCGTTATTTATAGCTAATGGCGCTTTCTACATAAGGGCGGGATGCCGTTTTGTATGCAAATCGATGGTGTCCAGCGCGTGCATTGTTTGACGGCCGGCCAGGCTGGATCGATTGCGCTGTGCGGACCGGCAAGGACATCGCGGCTGGTGATGCACAAGGGTTGAAAGAGTCCACAGCCAGCCGGGTGGGCCGGATCGTTTGCACTCAACGGCCGGGTTTTTGCGCCGCTGGCGCGGCCTTGCGCGTTGTCGTGCGGGCATGCGTGCCGTGCACATGGCCCGCGTGCGCGTGGCCCGGCCGGCTGGCCAGGTCGGTCAGCTCGTTGAGGATGCCGCAGTGGGCGGCATCCTGCGCTTCGTGGCACTGTTCGCGCAGGTTCTTGAGCTGCTTTTCGAGCTGGCGCAGTTCGCGGATGCGCGCGGCCACATGGCCGATGTGCGCGTCCAGCAGGGCGTTGACATCGCTGCAGTTGCGGGTGGGCGCGTCCTTGAAGCGCAGCAGCGTGCTGATCTCGTCCAGCGTCATGTCCAGGCTCCGGCAATGCCGTATGAAGGACAGGCGTGCGGCCTGGGCCTCGTTGTAGATGCGGTAGTTGCCACCCGTGCGGGCGGCCTCGGGCAGCAAGCCCTCGCGTTCGTAATACCGGATGGTTTCGACCGGGGTGTGGGTCAGGGTGGCCAGCTCGCCGATTTTCATGGGGTGCGCCGTTGGGGTGGTGGTATCGCGATGGTACGCCGCGGGCGTGCTTGACTCTGTAGTGGCATCAGGGTTTCCAATGGATGCCAGCAAGGAAAACAACCATGAGCCCATCCCCCCACACCCCGCCCGCCGCAGCCGAGCCCTGCAGCCATTGTTCCTCCGATGCGCTCATGGACAACGCCCCTGCGCAGCGACCTGTGGCCGGTGCGCCCGGCGCCGCCCGCGGGACGGTTTTTCGCATCGCCACGATGGACTGTGCGGCCGAGGAAAGCGAGATCCGCCATGCCGTAGCGGGTGTTTCGGGCCTGCTCGGCCTGCAGTTTCAGCTCGGTGCCCGCACGGTGGCCATTGACGCGGCGCCTGCGGTGATGCCGCAGGTCCTGGCCGCCATCCGCGGGGCGGGGTTTGATCCGCAACCCCTGGCCCCCGAGGAAGCTCAGGCGCACGCGCACGGTCATTTGCCGGGCGCCGAAGGGCTCGCGCGCCTGGGCTTGGCGCTCGGTCTGGCCGTGGCCGCCGAGTTGCTGGCGTTTCTGGCACCAGACCAGCGGGTGTTTCAGGTGGCCGGCATGGCGCTGGCTGCCGTCGCCATCGGGTTGGCCGGTTTTTCCACCTACCGCAAGGGCCTTGCCGCGTTGGGCCGCGGGCGGCTCAATATCAATGCACTGATGACCGTGGCCGTGACCGGCGCCTTTGTGATCGGCCAGTGGCCCGAAGCGGCCATGGTGATGGCGCTGTATGCCATTGCCGAACTCATCGAGGCCCGCTCGGTGGACCGGGCGCGCAATGCCATCAAGGGACTGCTCGACCTGGCCCCCGATACGGCCGAGCTGCGCCAGCCTGACGGCACCTGGCAACCGGTTGCCGCAGCCGCGGTGGAGCCGGGCGCCGTGGTGCGCATTCGGCCCGGTGCGCGCGTACCGCTCGACGGCGTGGTCATCGCGGGCGCGAGTGCCGTGAACCAGGCCTCGGTCACGGGCGAGAGCATGCCTGTTGACAAGGCCGCGGGCGACACCCTGTTTGCCGGCACCATCAATGACACCGGCACCCTGGAAATGCGGGTGACCGCCACGGCCAGCAACACCACGCTGGCCCGCATCATCCACGCGGTGGAGCAGGCGCAGGCCAGCCGCGCGCCCACCCAGCAGCTGGTGGACCAGTTCGCCGCCATCTACACGCCGGTGGTGTTTGCGCTGGCCGTGGCGGTGGCGGTGCTCACGCCCTGGCTGATGGATGTGGCGTGGCTTGAGGCGCTGTACAAGGCCCTGGTCCTGCTCGTGATTGCCTGCCCCTGCGCCCTGGTCATTGCTACGCCCGTCACGGTGGTGAGCGGCCTGGCTGCAGCCGCGCGGCGCGGCATTCTCATCAAGGGTGGGGTTTATCTGGAAACCGCGCACCAGCTCAAGGCCATTGCGCTCGATAAGACCGGCACCATCACCGAAGGCCGGCCCCGGCTGGTGGCGACCGAGGTGCTGCCGCAGGAGGGTTCCACATCGGTGCCAGAGGCGCAGGTGCTGCGCTGGGCCGTCGATCTGGCGGGGCATTCCGACCACCCGGTGTCGCGCGCCATCGCGCAGGGCCTGGCGACGGCGCAGGCGGCGCCCGCCGGTGGTGCGCTGGAGGCCTTCACGGCCTTGCCGGGGCGCGGCGTGCAGGCCCGCATCGCCGGGCAGGCGCTGGTGCTGGGCAACCACCGCCTGATCGAGGAGCGTGGACTTTGCAATGCCGATATCGAGGTGCGGCTGGCCGCCCACGAGGCGCAGGGTCGCACGGTGACGCTGTTGGCCACCGATACCGCCGTGCTGGCCGTTTTTGCCGTGGCCGACACCATCAAGGACAGTTCGCGCGAGGCGCTGGCCACGCTGCATGCGATGGGCGTGGCCTCGGTGATGCTGACGGGCGACAACCAGGTGACGGCCCGCACCATCGCCGCCCAGGCGGGCCTTGATGAGGTGCAGGGCAACCTGCTTCCCCAAGACAAGCTGGCGGCCATCGAGGCCCTGCAGGCGCGCCATGGCCTGACGGCGATGGTGGGCGACGGCATCAACGATGCCCCCGCGCTGGCCCGCGCCGACATCGGCATCGCCATGGGGGCGGCGGGCACCGACACGGCCATGGAGGCCGCCGATGTGGTCATCATGAACGACGACCTGCGGCGTATTCCCCAGCTCATCCGGCTGTCGCGCCGCACGCGTGCCGTGCTCTGGCAGAACATTGCCCTGGCGCTGGGCATCAAGCTGGTTTTTCTGGGGCTGGCGCTGTTCAACGGCGCCTCGATGTGGATGGCCGTGTTTGCCGACATGGGGGCCAGCCTGATCGTGGTGTTCAACGGCCTGCGCATGCTGCGCGCGGTGGACGAGGCGCCCGCGAAATAGGGGGGATTTCGCTTGTTCCGCCAGGACGTGACCCGGTTTGGCAGCGTCCGGCACGGGCTTTGGTCCCCCGCTAAACTCACCCCCTTTGCGGTCTGGCTCCCCAGCGGCGCACCATTGGGCGGTGGGTTGCACGGCCCGTTGCTTCTCCCAAGGCTTTCCATGTCCCTCATTCCTGTCACCATCCTCACCGGCTTTCTGGGTTCCGGAAAGACCACGCTGCTCAAGCGCCTGCTGGGCGAAGCCCATGGCCAGAAAATCGCCGTCATCGAGAACGAATTCGGCGAAGAGAACATCGACAACGACATCCTCGTGACCGAATCCAAGGAGCAGATCGTGCAGATGAGCAATGGATGCATCTGCTGCACCATCCGCGAGGATCTGCGCGAGACGCTGCAGTTGCTGGCCGCCAAGAAGCGCAAGGGCCTGCTGGATTTTGAGCGCATCGTGATCGAGACCACTGGCGTGGCCGACCCCGGCCCCGTGGCGCAGACCTTCTTCATGGACGAAGAGATCGCCGAGACCTACCTGATCGATTCCATCATCACGCTGGTCGATGCCAAGCATGCGCCCCAGCAACTCAATGACCGCCAGGAAGCCCGTCGCCAGGTGGGCTTTGCCGACCAGATCTTCCTGTCCAAGACCGATCTCGTGAGCGCCGAGGAAACCGATGCGCTGATCCATCGCCTCAAGCACATGAACCCGCGCGCGCCCATCAAGGCCGTGCACTTTGGCGAGGTGCCGCTCAAGGAAGTGTTGGATCTGCGGGGCTTCAACCTCAATGCCAAACTGGACATCGACCCGGATTTCCTCAAGGAGGAAGAAGCGGCGCACGACCACCACGATCACGCGCATGGCGAGCACTGCGACCACCCATCGCACCAGCACGGCCACGACGGCCATGGACACCATCACCATCACGACGATGATGTCAAGAGCTTTGTCTACCGGTCGGACCGCCCGTTCGATCCGGCCAAGCTGGAGGATTTCCTGGGTGCCATCGTCAACATCTATGGCCCGCGCATGCTGCGCTACAAGGGGGTGCTGAACATGAAGGGCACCGATCGCAAGGTGATCTTCCAGGGCGTGCACCAGCTCATGGGCAGCGACCTGGGGCCGCAGTGGGCCGAGGGTGAGGCGCGCACCAGCAAGATGGTCTTTATCGGCATTGACTTGCCCAAGGACATCTTTTTGCAGGGGCTGGAGCAGAGCCTGGTGTGATGCGGTCTGGCTGCGGAGTGACCCCGGTACACCCACGGGTTTGTGTTGTATCTGCAACGTTTCCGTTTGCATCCCCGCAGGTCGATACAATCGCGCCCCGGTAAAACCCCGGAAGGCTTGCCACCCGCCCTTGGCTGCCTGCGCAGCCCGGGCCAGCCCGTTACGCGAGGAGTCCCGTCAGTGAAAGCCGAAACCAGCAAACCCAAGGCCGCCGCAAAAGCGGTCCCAACCGCGGCAAAAAGTGCCGCCGCCCCAGCGGCAACCAAGACTGCTGCAAAGGCTGCTGCCAAGGTCGCCCCAAAGCCGCCAGTCCTGCAGTGACAGAGGAGCCCGCACAGGTTTTGCGGGCCGGCAGCCAAGTACCCGTGCGCAGCACCCGGCCTTCATCCCGGCTGGCCCAATTGACCGTACCATCCATGGCTCAGGCAGTGGCTTCGACCGCTGCCAAAGCCAGTTATCTACACACCATGCCCACGACCGCGCAAGTGCACCCCACCTACACGGCAGCCAAAAAAGACCCCAAGCTGGCGAACAACTGGAAAACCAAGACGGCCGAAGAGCTGACCGACGCCGAAGTGATGGCGATGCCCGACAGCGAGTACATGAACGACAAGCAGATGGCGTTTTTCCGCCTCAAGCTCGTTCAGCTCAAGCAGGAAATCCACAACAGTGCCGGTGAAACCACCGAGCATCTGCGCGAAGACACCGTGGTGGTGCCCGATCCCGCCGACCGCGCCACCATTGAAGAAGAGCACGCGCTCGAGTTGCGCACCCGCGACCGCGAACGCAAGCTGCTCAAGAAGATCGAGCAGTCCATTGCCCGCATCGACTCGGGTGACTATGGTTATTGCGACGAAACCGGCGAGCCCATCGGGGTGGGCCGGCTGATTGCACGCCCCACCGCTACGCTGTCGCTGGAAGCACAGCAACGCCGTGAACTCAAACAGAAAATGTTTGGAGACTGAAGGCCGAGCGGCCTCACAACTCCATGCGCACCCGATCTGACTGCCTATGAGCAAGGAAGAAACCACACCCGGCGGCCTGTTGTCCAAGGTGGTGCGGTTTGTGCGCAACCCCACGGTCAACTGGACGGAGCTCGACTCGATCCAGGCCGACCGCGAGAGCCAATACAGCAAGCAGATGCTCAAGGAGATGATCGAACGCAAGCGGCGCAACGACTTCGTGCGCCGCCGCGAGTTCGATCAGTTGCGCAAGCTGCGCCAGCGCGAGGTGCTGCAGGGCCATCGCGCGGACGACCCTGCGGGCCGCCCGTCGTTCTTTCAGAGCAGCATGGCGTCACCCGACGAGCGCGCCGTCACGCTCAAGAAGATCGACGAGATCGAAGCGCAGATGTCCCAGCAGTGGTGGAAGGG
This window harbors:
- a CDS encoding DUF484 family protein, which codes for MTTSSPISPITEDDIAQFLIQTPEFFERHAEVLASVQITSPHGARAVSLQERQAEMLREKIKGLEQRIMEMVRHSHENAAIAAKVDHWTSALLQVRDPMDLPQAVVDGVRTLFDVPQAAVRVWGVAGAYIDADFTQGASEDAQAFATSLTMPFCGPNLGFEPTAWLAQDDGAVQSLALLPLREGAINSATPAFGLLVLGSHDPQRFDATMGTDFLSRMAELASAALMRLR
- a CDS encoding tyrosine recombinase XerC; translated protein: MVDVPTPQSTVVAAPDPHVQRYLAHARFEKRLAARTLTLYTLDLDRLAQLAAGVDVPLLQLQTAHIRRFVAQMHSSGRSGRGIALILSGWRGFFTWAGRQGLIAHNPVQDVRAPKAPKPLPKALGVDDAVRLAEFDHAGADPWLEARDAAIVELLYGCGLRVGELVGLDALPNADTQRQGRGWIDLQAGEAHVFGKGSKRRSVPVGAAAMAALQAWLGLRATPFAAGALDAALFVGQRGARLTAQSIWLRLRQRSQQAGLTTPVHPHMLRHSFASHLLQSSGDLRAVQELLGHANITTTQVYTRLDFQHLAKVYDAAHPRARRK
- the cadR gene encoding Cd(II)/Pb(II)-responsive transcriptional regulator; the protein is MKIGELATLTHTPVETIRYYEREGLLPEAARTGGNYRIYNEAQAARLSFIRHCRSLDMTLDEISTLLRFKDAPTRNCSDVNALLDAHIGHVAARIRELRQLEKQLKNLREQCHEAQDAAHCGILNELTDLASRPGHAHAGHVHGTHARTTTRKAAPAAQKPGR
- a CDS encoding heavy metal translocating P-type ATPase gives rise to the protein MSPSPHTPPAAAEPCSHCSSDALMDNAPAQRPVAGAPGAARGTVFRIATMDCAAEESEIRHAVAGVSGLLGLQFQLGARTVAIDAAPAVMPQVLAAIRGAGFDPQPLAPEEAQAHAHGHLPGAEGLARLGLALGLAVAAELLAFLAPDQRVFQVAGMALAAVAIGLAGFSTYRKGLAALGRGRLNINALMTVAVTGAFVIGQWPEAAMVMALYAIAELIEARSVDRARNAIKGLLDLAPDTAELRQPDGTWQPVAAAAVEPGAVVRIRPGARVPLDGVVIAGASAVNQASVTGESMPVDKAAGDTLFAGTINDTGTLEMRVTATASNTTLARIIHAVEQAQASRAPTQQLVDQFAAIYTPVVFALAVAVAVLTPWLMDVAWLEALYKALVLLVIACPCALVIATPVTVVSGLAAAARRGILIKGGVYLETAHQLKAIALDKTGTITEGRPRLVATEVLPQEGSTSVPEAQVLRWAVDLAGHSDHPVSRAIAQGLATAQAAPAGGALEAFTALPGRGVQARIAGQALVLGNHRLIEERGLCNADIEVRLAAHEAQGRTVTLLATDTAVLAVFAVADTIKDSSREALATLHAMGVASVMLTGDNQVTARTIAAQAGLDEVQGNLLPQDKLAAIEALQARHGLTAMVGDGINDAPALARADIGIAMGAAGTDTAMEAADVVIMNDDLRRIPQLIRLSRRTRAVLWQNIALALGIKLVFLGLALFNGASMWMAVFADMGASLIVVFNGLRMLRAVDEAPAK
- a CDS encoding CobW family GTP-binding protein — encoded protein: MSLIPVTILTGFLGSGKTTLLKRLLGEAHGQKIAVIENEFGEENIDNDILVTESKEQIVQMSNGCICCTIREDLRETLQLLAAKKRKGLLDFERIVIETTGVADPGPVAQTFFMDEEIAETYLIDSIITLVDAKHAPQQLNDRQEARRQVGFADQIFLSKTDLVSAEETDALIHRLKHMNPRAPIKAVHFGEVPLKEVLDLRGFNLNAKLDIDPDFLKEEEAAHDHHDHAHGEHCDHPSHQHGHDGHGHHHHHDDDVKSFVYRSDRPFDPAKLEDFLGAIVNIYGPRMLRYKGVLNMKGTDRKVIFQGVHQLMGSDLGPQWAEGEARTSKMVFIGIDLPKDIFLQGLEQSLV